One Leptolyngbya sp. SIO1E4 genomic region harbors:
- a CDS encoding ABC transporter ATP-binding protein — protein sequence MPSIWQLLWQMIRYAQRLYWVDTLLWLFIFGLPAVPGVLIREFFDSLTHQSQLDGSAWVWIGLLLATGLARVVVIFTGRITKTQHRFTMSALVRHNLLLALLQRPGAELAAGAASGRKTSPGELLSYFRDDAFQIEDTVVGTNEIFAAGVFAIGSVTLLLSVNATMTLLVFLPMCAIATLAHQAARRLKRYRRASRQATQQVTGLIGEIFTAVQAVKVAGAETSVLEELTARCDRRRELMVRDQVFTAILDSGFANIISFGTGLLLLVASQNLGAQGDLTVGDFALFVYYLSFVTYFLEFLGTFLATTKQSEVSFERMSELLERERVDGSMGERIDGLENRRMNELATQATPTPPLLHSSTPPPIHSSHPITHPHPLYLKPIFGAQPPLPSRSPTTPRDPLQELRVAGLTYHYPNRDSRPDSKAEHGITNISFTLKRGSLTVITGRVGAGKTTLLRVLLGLLPMQSGRLFWNGQRLQDPANFLVPPQAAYTPQVPQLFSASLRDNLLLGLDANKATQIEAALSTVAFTPDLATMPNRLETPIGTRGFRLSGGQKQRIAAARMLLRQPELLVFDDLSSALDVETERQLWKELLPPPLSHSPTSSLHDSPTFLAVSHRPAVLQQADQIIVLEAGEMIFAGTPQEFFARS from the coding sequence ATGCCCTCCATCTGGCAACTCCTCTGGCAAATGATTCGCTACGCCCAACGGCTTTACTGGGTTGATACCCTGCTGTGGCTGTTCATTTTCGGGCTACCTGCGGTTCCAGGCGTTTTGATTCGTGAGTTTTTCGATAGCTTGACCCATCAATCTCAGCTCGATGGATCAGCCTGGGTATGGATAGGGCTGCTGTTGGCCACAGGGTTAGCCCGAGTGGTCGTTATCTTCACCGGGCGCATTACTAAAACCCAGCATCGGTTTACCATGAGTGCCCTGGTGCGCCATAACCTGCTGCTGGCGCTGCTACAGCGCCCAGGCGCAGAACTGGCAGCGGGCGCTGCTAGCGGTCGCAAAACGTCCCCCGGTGAACTTCTCAGCTACTTTCGTGATGATGCCTTCCAAATCGAAGACACCGTAGTTGGCACCAACGAGATTTTTGCCGCAGGGGTGTTTGCAATCGGTTCAGTGACCCTGCTGCTGAGCGTGAACGCAACCATGACGCTGCTCGTATTTTTGCCAATGTGTGCGATCGCCACCCTCGCCCACCAAGCCGCACGTCGTCTCAAACGTTACCGTCGCGCCAGCCGTCAAGCCACCCAACAGGTCACTGGCCTCATTGGCGAAATCTTCACCGCTGTCCAAGCCGTTAAAGTTGCCGGGGCAGAGACCAGCGTTCTAGAAGAACTCACAGCAAGATGCGATCGCCGCCGAGAACTGATGGTGCGCGACCAGGTATTCACAGCCATCCTCGACTCCGGCTTCGCCAACATCATCAGCTTCGGCACCGGCCTCTTGCTGCTCGTCGCTTCTCAAAATCTCGGAGCCCAGGGCGATCTGACCGTCGGCGACTTTGCCCTGTTCGTCTACTATCTATCCTTCGTCACCTATTTTCTGGAGTTCTTAGGCACCTTCCTTGCCACCACTAAGCAGAGCGAAGTGTCCTTTGAGCGCATGTCAGAACTGTTAGAGCGTGAAAGGGTCGATGGGTCGATGGGTGAAAGAATAGATGGATTAGAGAATCGTCGGATGAACGAACTCGCCACCCAAGCCACCCCCACTCCTCCACTCCTCCACTCCTCCACTCCTCCACCCATCCACTCCTCCCATCCCATTACCCATCCCCACCCCCTTTACCTCAAACCCATTTTTGGAGCGCAACCTCCACTGCCATCCCGCTCTCCAACCACCCCCCGAGACCCCCTACAGGAGCTACGGGTAGCAGGGCTCACCTACCACTATCCCAACCGTGATTCTCGACCAGACAGCAAAGCTGAACACGGCATTACCAATATCAGCTTTACCCTAAAACGCGGGAGTTTAACCGTTATCACCGGCCGAGTAGGAGCGGGCAAAACCACGCTGCTGCGAGTCCTCCTCGGGCTGCTGCCGATGCAGTCAGGCCGCCTATTTTGGAATGGCCAACGACTTCAAGATCCAGCGAATTTTCTGGTGCCCCCTCAGGCAGCCTACACCCCTCAAGTTCCTCAACTGTTTAGCGCTTCTCTGCGAGATAACTTACTGCTGGGTTTAGACGCAAATAAAGCCACTCAGATTGAAGCCGCACTGTCCACAGTGGCCTTTACTCCAGATTTAGCGACGATGCCTAACCGGCTTGAAACGCCGATTGGCACCCGAGGGTTTCGCCTCTCTGGTGGTCAAAAGCAGCGAATTGCCGCTGCTCGGATGCTGCTGCGTCAGCCCGAACTCCTTGTTTTCGATGACCTCTCCAGCGCTCTAGATGTCGAAACCGAACGGCAATTATGGAAAGAACTTCTCCCCCCTCCACTCTCCCATTCCCCCACCTCTTCACTTCACGACTCCCCCACCTTTCTCGCCGTCTCCCATCGCCCCGCAGTTCTCCAGCAGGCGGATCAGATCATTGTGCTTGAAGCCGGAGAGATGATTTTCGCAGGGACTCCCCAAGAATTTTTCGCCCGTTCGTAA
- a CDS encoding four helix bundle protein encodes MPRGLVRGYRDLEVYQAAFAAAMEIFEVSKRFPVEERYSLTDQIRRSSRSVCANLGETWRKRRYQAAFVAKISDCQAEATETQIWLEFAVKCQYLDPEIGRNLYRSYDQVIGQLVNMLKNASNWTIQ; translated from the coding sequence ATGCCTAGGGGCTTGGTCAGGGGGTATCGAGATTTGGAGGTTTATCAGGCGGCCTTTGCAGCGGCGATGGAGATTTTTGAAGTGTCTAAGCGGTTTCCTGTTGAGGAGAGATACTCCTTGACTGACCAGATTCGGCGATCTTCGCGATCAGTGTGCGCCAATTTGGGTGAAACTTGGCGAAAACGGCGATATCAGGCGGCTTTTGTTGCCAAAATCAGTGATTGTCAGGCAGAAGCAACAGAAACCCAAATCTGGTTAGAGTTTGCGGTCAAATGCCAGTACCTGGACCCCGAAATTGGCAGAAACCTTTATCGCAGCTACGACCAAGTCATAGGACAACTTGTCAATATGCTCAAAAATGCTTCCAACTGGACAATCCAATAA